The Meriones unguiculatus strain TT.TT164.6M chromosome 3, Bangor_MerUng_6.1, whole genome shotgun sequence genomic sequence ATCCACTTAGAGAGAGGAAGCAGATGACTTGGACATGACTAGGACATacaggctaaagagatggctccgtggttaagggcacttactgttcttgctgaggacctgggttcagtccccagtatcCACACTGTGGCTTACGACTGCCTATAATAATTCCAGTCCCAgcggatctgacaccctcttctgatttctgtgaGCTCCCACACAGATGGACGCATGTAAAAACGTGTACATATATTGGAGCTCACAGACATAAAATCGTAtacaattttttttgagacagggattctctgtatagctggctgtcctggaattagccctgtagaccaggctggcctcgaactcagaacgcttcctgcctctgcctcttgagtgctgggattaaaggctaaaTAGATcttgaaacaaataaacaacaaaaccagaaccaGGCTGCCAGGTTGCGAATCCCAGGGCTGTCACTGACTAGCTGAGTGATCTTGGACAAGTGATTTAATTTTTCTGAGTGACCTTAGATGGATAGTTCaatctctgtgcctcagtttctccatctgtcaaGTGGGGATAATGACATTATCTGTCGCCCATGCTGTTATGAGGTTTAATCAAAGCAATGTTTGTAAAGCCCTTAGGCTAAGTCCTAACATATGGCAAATACAATGCCACTATCTGGTCGTGTTGTCACTGCTATTATACTTTAACTTTCAAGGTCTGTCTTCCTCAAAGCTCCGAGGAATATTCTCCCACGGTCTCggcttgaggccagcttggtctacctagtgagttctaggccagccagagttccAAGGTGACACCCTGTCTCAGTGCTCTCCCTCACCCCCATCTGGCTGGATTTCCCGAGGAGGGCTCCACTCTCCCgccctttcattctttttctctgtgtggcctttctGAACCCACGGGGCACCCTGACCCTCAGAACCTCACTCTGCGCCCTGCCCTTGAAGAAGAGGCTGCCACACACCTGtgtccaccccctctcccctcccacacCTCCTGAGATTTGGGCCAGCTTTCTCAGGCCCAGTGGCAAAGGCCCGCCTCCCTCTGCTTTAGCTTAGCCTGCGTTCCCAGCCCTGCTCCGCCCCCGCCTTGCTGTGTGGCTTCAGGTAGTCGCTTAACCTCTCTGTGCCCCTCCCGTGGCTATTTATTTGAAGCTAACAAGGACCCGAAGAGACGATGGATGTTCAGCCCCAAGAATGTTCTTTCCCTGCCCCCTCCCGCCTTGGCGCCCATCCAGGAGTGTCTGCGAGCTCACCCGGGTTGAAGAGCATGGTTCCTTTCAGGTAGGCATATTCCTTGGGACCCAGCTCAAGGCTCCAGAAAGACCCCAGGCAGCGCTGCAGCCACTGCACAGCAGCCAGTGACGGCTGTGGCGGCTCTGGAGCCTGGGTACCCTCGGCACCACTGTTCGGTTCCTCCAGCAGGATCTTTTTAAGTATGCTGGGCACCGGAGCTTCGGCTACTTCAAAGGTCACAGTGTCCTGGGCCAACCCAAGCAGGAAGAGCGGGCCCCAGCAGCTCTCTAGGAGCCGCCGCTGATCGTCAAGCggcaggaggcagaaggatggcaGGTTCCTGAGGAAGGCTACTGTCTTGGCTAGGACATCCAAGGCCTCCCGGCAGGTGCGGTGCGGAGCACACAGACGGACGGGCCGGTGCTGCTGGCACAGGCAGTGGCTGCCGGAGGTGGGCGCAGCGGGCCTGGTCCTGAGGCTGGGGCTCAGAAGTGCGTATAGGATAGTGGAGCGGGCTGCAGAGCCCTGGCATGGGCAGACCCCTGACTGGCTGGTGCTCATGGTTGGTTGTCTTGCTCCTGTTTCTCCCCAGCTGTCTGGGCCTCTGTGCTGTGGGTGCTATTTATATCCTTGATGGGCGGGAGGGGGAATGGCCACACAACCTTGACTCCAGAAGTTCAAtgaaaaaacagacacacacacacacacacacacacacacacacacaatgaacacACTGACCCTGGCAGGACTGGTGAGGAagcggtgggggaggggcaccgGGTGCTCCACGTGGCCTTGCTATCACTTTAGTCAATGAAATGGCCATTGCAGGGCATATGGCCATCTGCCCGCTGCCTGGGTGCCCTTTATCGGATGACTCAAGTATATAAACAGGGTCATTAACCCAGGCTGTACCAGGGCACCGAGGTCTCAGGCCCTCAACCGGCCTGTGGCTGCGACTGCTGTTTCCATTGGTGCCCACTCTCATGCACACCAGACCAGGGTTCTCACCGAGCTCAGGAGCCAGCCAGAGAGCTGGCTAAAGCCTTGAGGGCATGGCCCAGCCTGGAAGTGCCTTATCACAGCTGTGTTTGCCTAACCTTGGGGCTCTGCTCCTTTGTCGGTAAAGAACAGGCTGCAGGGAAGAGAGCCAGGTCTCTGGGGGACTTTGCTCACTCTACCGTCTAGGAGGCTGCCCTCCAGTGACTCCCATACCCTGCCCCATTGGGAGGAAGCTGGTTCAGAGCCCCTGTTCCCAGCCTGCATTCCTATAGCTCCAGAGAGGCTGCTCTGCCCTTGCAAAACCATGAGAACACATGGCTGCCATTTACCGAGGACCCGTTCTGTGCATCCCTTTCCGCTGTAACATCGAGGCCTTTCCGGTGAGACTAGATTCTTAACTCTGTGACCCTCAAAGAGTAAAGCCACCTGCTCAAAGTCACTCCAACAGGAAGAGACGGAGCACAGAtatggctggcctcaaagtcatctTTGGGTCAATCGTGCAGCTGAATGATGCGTTAGCACTGGTGGCTAGTAAcgcgccccccctccccccgccggCCCTTGCCGGGTCTGCAGGTGTGGCCCACCTCTGGTGTGGGTGGAAACACATCTCTGCTTGTCCAGAGGAGGGATAAGGAGAATGGGAGGGCCTCAGTTATGTCAGGTTCCTGACCTCGGCTAGCCTTACCTAGCAGGCTTGCTGTCACCACAGTTTTGGACAATCTGGTGCTCTGGATGAGGAGAGAGTCTGGCAGCCTGGCAGCTGCTCTCCAGTGTTCTgtgagtctgtctgtctctctcactctagCTCTTTTTccagacagcgtttctctgtttagccctggctgtcctagaattgctctgtagaccagactggccttgaactcacagcgctccacctgcctctgcctccatagtgctagggttaaaggcgtgtgccaccaccacaggGCCGAGACGATAAGGTCTCCCTGTGGTGCTGATCTGAGGACAGAGCAAGGTCCTGTATTGACTGTAAGGCTGACACCCTACCCTCTTTATCCCTGTAGACAAGCAAGCACGCTGCTTTCACTGTGGTGGTGTATACCTTCAGCTCAGGCCTCTGTTAGGAAAAGGACAGACAAGCAGGCAGGAAAAGGAACATTCACagtgagaaaacaaacacaaaggcaGATAAACTGGCAGAGCTGGGAGAGGTGGTCCTTGCCGCAATCCTAGGGATTCTATTCAGGTGTCACCTCTGTCGCAGGAAGGATggtgcttccttcttccatttacTGTTGCTTGTGTTCTGAggtctcactgtagcccaggctagccttgaatttgcaCCGtgttgcctcagcctctcaggtgctaggattacaagtctGAGTTACCATACCTCCTTGTTAGAAGGCTTCTACTGCTCTTAGTTAGTTTATTGGATATGATGACTGATCgctataaagcaaataaattatttttttgtgtgtatgaagtGGAGTTAGTTCcaccttccacctttatgtggttccagggatcaaaatcaggtggtcaggcttgtcCAGGGGAATGGCCTTTATCTGCTGGTCCATCTCTCTCCTACccatttttgcttttgatttttttttaataaatttattttcttttgggtttttagacagggtttcatgtattcCAGTCTATCCTTGAAAATGCattatgtggggctggagagatggctcagaggttaagagcactggctgctcttccaaaggtgctgagttcaattcctagcaaccacgtggtggctcacaactattataatgagatctagtgccctgatgttcaggcatacatgcagtcagaatactctataaatattaaataaataaatcttagtttaaaaaaaaaagagtaaaaaaaaaagcattatgtagccaaggctaaactttttttttttttgaggcaaggtttctctgtgtagcattggctgtcctgcctaaggcccacagaggtcagaagagggcatcagatgccatggaactggagctacaaatGATTGTGAGCTATCCCATGTGTTCTGAGAACCAATCTGGGTTCTTTGCAAGAGAACAAGTGCAGGTACTCAGGCCGGTCTTCATCTCACTCTCCTATGCTAGGCAGGATTTGAAGCTGGCATCCTCCTCCCCCAGTCTCTAAGTTGCATCAGGAATAGGACTGTAGCCCCTAGCtgcttggtggtggtgggttgtttctcattttttcttttctgagacggggttttactgtgtagctttGTGTGCTGGCCAGTTTTATGTTAACTGGACACAAAGtaaagtcatttgagaggagggaacctcaattaagaaaatacccatgTAAGATCAGGCTATAGGCAAGTTACGTtggcagggcattttcttaattagtgattgataaggAGGGCtgcagtgattgatgggggacgGCCCAGCCCATAGCTGGTGGACCTGTCTCTGGCCTtgtttctataagaaagcaggctgagcaagccatgatgaacaagccaggaagccgcgctcctccatggcctgtggatcagctcctgcctgcaggtaCCTGTTCTGTTTGAGTCCTTGTCCtgtcctgcctgcctctgagggTGAACATCAATATGGAagccaaattaaccctttcctccccaacttgcttttggtcatggtgcttcttcATACTAACAGTAACCCTAAATAAGACACTCTGTCTGAGCCGGGTGTGGGGGccctcacctgtaatcccagcactcagggaggcagaggcaggtgggtccttgtgactttgaggccagcctggtctccaaagtgactccaggacagccaaggctacacagaaaaaccctgtctcaaaaaccaaaagatcagaaaatgacatcttgtctgtcctagaactctgtagatCAAGacggccttgaattcacagactCTGCCTAcgtctgcctcctaagtgctgtgattaaaagtgtgtgccacctcgCCAGATTAAACAAACGTACAAATAAACATTTACTGCAGTGGAGAAACTTCtgggagttgattctctctttccgcctggggactgaactcacatcatcaggcttggtgacaggtCCCAGTGTCTGCATTCAGATGGGTCTGAATTCACGGCCTCCTATGGGGCAGCTTATAAAGCGTTGCTCTCATTATTTTTACTAGTGATCAGATGACCACGTTGTTACCAGCTGGCAAGTCGGAGCCGGGTCAAGCTGGTGTCTGTGTGCTTTCGCGCTGCTGCTTCTTCATTCTGTGAATGTGCTTTTCTGTtatctttccagtttctggaacGAGCCAGTACTCCAGTCTGATTCTGGGGTGGGAGTGTAGTTAATGCAGCGAGCTTGCCTATCACGTGCACGGTCCTGAGCTCTCTGCTCAACCCAAGTGAGGGGTTAGAAACAGTAGTGAAAACCACATTTCTCAGCTTGGGAGATGGGCGGTGTAAGCAACAGACAAAACCCATACAAACCCTATCGCACTGGGTGGGAAAGGGGATCAGGCTCCTGTTTCTATATAAGAGACGAATGTaggggcctgaagagatggcagGTACCGCACTTGGAGAGGACCAGGGTTCCATTCTCAGCAGCCACATAGCAACTCACAATCAACCccctgtaactccacttccaggggacccagcgCCCTCTCccggcctctgtaggcactgcacAGTTGTGGTGCACAGGCatccatgcaagcaaaacacgtaaagtaaatcttaaaaacattattaaaaaatgaatcaaaaattttctttcttttttttttttgtttttgtttattgagacggggtttctctgtgtagccttggctatcttggctATTCTGTAGAcctgcctcccgtgtgctgggattaaaggcatgcaccactactgcccagctaattttcttatttttaaagaagatcTTATTTATCTTATGCATGAGTGCTCCATCTGCATATTTGCAggcgtgccagaagagggcatcagattccagtatagatggttgtaaaccaccatgtgggatttgaactcaggacctgtggaagagcagacagtgctgtgAGCAGATAGTGCTGttatcagctgagccatttctccagctctagttttcttattttttttaatttttatttattttatgtatatgaatgctctgtttcagacacagcagaagagaaaatcagattccattacagatggtcatgagccaccatgtggttgctgggaatcaaactcaggacctctggaagagcagtcagtgctcttaaccgctgagccaactctccagctccgagttttcttgtttttttaagctTCACGGAAACTCTGCTTTGACGTTGACAGTGCCTTTCCTTGTCGTCTGTGGGGCTCAAAGTGGTGTATGAGGATGTAAAGCCTTGGGCACACTCAGGCGAGTCCTGAGGGCTGCCTTTCATCCCCATTGCTGCTGTCaccctatatctatctatctatctatctatctatctatctatctatctatctatatatatatttatttatttttgagagatagggtttctctgaatagctttggctgtcctggactcactttgtagaccaggctggcccttttcttagagatctgcctgcctctgcctcccaagaactgggattataggcatgtaccaccaaatcttttttttttaaagacttatttatttattatatatacagtgttctgtctgcacgtaTGTTTTCAGGcccaaagagggcaccagatctcattataggtgggtGTGAgtcaccctgtggttgctgggaattgaactcaggacctctggaagagcagccagtgctcttaacctctgagccagctctccagcccccccacccccttgcTTGGATTTCTTAGggaaatagaaatatttatttcttagCAATAGAAattattgctgcaacaaaacaccatgagcaaaaacaaactggggaggaaaaggtttattagGCTCACACTTCTttcagtccatcattgaaggaggTTAGGACAGCGATTCAAACTGGGCAGGGGCCGATGCAGGAACCGCGGCTTGCCCCTCTCAGTCTGCTTTCTCATCAACCCAAGTCCAGGGGTGGGAGCACTTAcaaagggctgggccctcccacatcaatcacggATCGAGAAAATGCTCTTCAGCCTGGCCTACGGCTGGATCTCAGGGAGGCATTTTTGCAAATAAGGCTTCCTCCTCTCCGAGGGCTctggcttatgtcaagttgacataaaattaaccAGTACAGCTTCTGACGTGGAGATGACACAGACCAGCCCTCAGAAACCAGAGTCTGATGGAAGAGATGAGTTCTGCTGTTTGGGAATGTTCATTTGAGGCTCAACCCCCAAGAGTCCTTATTCCCAGGACTGAGAGACAGGCAGGTTCTCCGGAAGTTTGTGGTAATACTCTTCTAACAGGATAGCGCTTCCAGGTTTACAGAGTAATAAATAAATTCGGGGGCGGGGTAGGTGGGAATCTTCAGATGATACACGCCTGCCCCGAAGGCAGTGGAGTACAAGTTCCTCCTTGCCTTGACTACGTCCTGGCAGCAAAACAAAGCCAGCCATCACCGTTACCAGCACGgcccaaaccaacaaaacaacaaaacagaaacccagAAAAATTAAGAATTTCCTGACAGTTAAGGGAAGAGCATCAACCCAAGTGCAGGCAGTTTCTAAAGCCGGTGGATGCAAGCTACGCTTTGGGTGCTCTCTCCTTAAAGCCTGGGCCAGCATGACAGGCACGGAGTCGGCTGTCCCTTCGGTGCGTGCTCTCTTCCTGAGCTTCGAGGGCCGCTGGTGGGAAGAGGCAGCTAACACTGATACTCGCGGCCCTACCGAGAGGTGAGCGCGGAGCTTTCTAGAAGGCTCCCGGGTACCCGGTGACCATGGCAACCCCAGCCAAACTCCGCCGGCCGCGAGGCCCGCCCGCCGCTCCACGGCGGCGCCTGCTGATTTGCTCCTCGGGCTAGCCAATGGCCGGGGAGGCGGGCCGTGTCCCGGGAGCTCAATGGCTGCCGCCGGGCGGGGAGGCGGGAAGAGGGCCGGGGAGGGGCGGGCCCGTGCGTGTTTCCGGCTCCGCTGCGGAAGGCCGGCGAGGGGAGCCGTTGGGCCGGACGCGAACCGTGCGGAGCGCGGGCGTCGCCGAGCGCGAGTGCGGAGCCCGGAGCGCGGCGCGAtgggaggggagcaggaggaggagcgcTTCGACGGCATGCTGCTGGCCATGGCGCAGCAGCACGAGGGCGGCGTGCAGGAGGTAAGCGTGGTGGCCCGCGCCCGGCCCTTCTCCGCCCCGGGCGGCCGGGACTCCCCCACCCGGGCCGCGCGGATCCCCGGGCCCCGCACGTCGGCCCCGCGCCCCGGCTTCCGGCCACTCTCTCGCCTCGACGCCGTCAGCGCCCAGCACCTAGCCCCCCAAGAGCAGTTTCACCGTCCGGGGACCCCAGAGCTTCCGCATCCGCTCTGCGCTGCGCGGCTGCCTCTGCTTGTCTTCCAATAGTTACTTTCTAGAGCATCCTCAATGGCTGCTCCCTAGAGCGTCGCTGGACCGACCCTCCCAGACGTGATTTGCAACTCGCCCCGAGCGGAGCTTCCATATCAGTACTGTGTAGGGTAGTGAGGGCCGGGTTGAGGTTAGCACGTGGCCTCTCCACCCTTGAAAGTATACTGGGGAATTGAACTGGAGACCAGTAGACACAGCTGCCTTCGACTAGGTTAAGCTACCCGCCTGGACTAGCCTCGGTTGCCTAGTCTGTGAGGTGAAATTTAAGAATACCAGTACTtggtttttgcttctgttttatgagtcagggtcttgctgggtatcGCTGGCGTGCTCAGAACTCATGTAGACCAAGGTGACTTACAATTCAGGGTcgccctcctgcctctgtcttcggAGTGCTGGGGTTCAGATGCGGGCCACCCTGTCTGGAGAGGGTCACCACCTTCAAGTTCATAATAATGCGGCTTGTTCAAGTGTTTGTCACCATAGTTTGCCAGCCACATAATAAGACTGGATTCTGGGGGTGCAGACGTGGACAGAGAGCAGGCCTTGCCTTCTTAGGCTTACTTACAATGTACACAGAGAATTTcgtgctttaaaaatatatagctgggtgcggtggcgcatgactataatcccagcactcaggtaggcagaggcaggcggatctcttgagtgggaggccagcctggtctatagacacagtttccaggacagccggggctacacagagaaaccctgtcttgaaaaaagaaaagcaaagacattattattattattattgtggggggggggaatgacAATTTTGTGGGGCCAGTTCTGCCACCTGTATATGGGTTCTAAGGGTTGGGTTGCCCAGCTTTTGGAGCCGTCACTTTTACCCAGTGAGCCGCCTTGCTGGTCCACAGTGAGCATTTCAAAAGTATAACTCAGTGTTGGATACGATGGTTCCTGACTAATTCtggcactggggaggaagagctAGGAGGATTGCTGTGTGTTGGTCTGATCTACAGAGCCAAATATGAGCCACTTGGGTATATAGTGAGACCCCTAAATATAATAACCCCCAAATAACCCAGACCTAATTCGTACAGTGGTTTGAGCCACAAACCCCAGCTGGTGCAGGGTGTTAATTTCTTTCAAACAGAAATACTGGTAGAGGTGGAAATACCCATGGCAGCCCTCGCAGACTTTCATTCTATAAGCACCTGAGGGTCAGAGTGACAGGTTGACTCAATACTAGACTCCAAGCCCCTGACCTGGACCGGTTTCTGCCACTGGGGATGGGTTTTCATTTAGCTTTCTATTCTGTGTTAGTTAGGGTGActatttgctgtgatgaaatatcatggccaaaagcaacttggtgaggaaagggtttatttcactcatggTTCCGTATCACAGTTCATCAGAAGCAGTGAAggccaggagctgatgcagaggcatgGAGTGCTGTTTACTGCCTTGTTAACAAAATCGcaattgttcaattttaccaataaagacttgggagccagatgctgtggcagagaaagcacccgCCTGACCTTTCTCCTCAGCTGAAGTCTCGGAAGGAATGCCCCCTCTCTCACACCACCTCAAGCAACCTCCTTTAAACTCagtgtccctcccttctacttcctgtgcatctttctgtccTCTTCACTCCTCTTGCTGtgttttttcttaataatcctatgTTCATTTCCTgccaactggttgcttgctccacatCTTGACCTGTGGTTGACTTTACTTAATCCTATTTACAGTATTCAAGCAGAAAGCCCCTGCATTAAGGGTGTGCGCTacggctgagccacaccacaactagaaacaggtttttccacaatctcagggttcacagtgggatcaaatattctACAACATTCCTTGCTTCCTCAACCTGCTTTGCTTTTggagccaggaccaccagcccgggGATGACACCCAAGATTGGGCTTGACCCTCCATCGTTAATCACTAGGTAAAAAAATGCCTTGCAGGCTTCCAGTCTTACGAGGCATTTTCCCAATTCAGGTATTCTCCTCTCATGACGTCagtttctgtcaagttgacatgaaactagtcACTACACATTCCAAGTCTTTTTCTCTAGGTGCCTGTGTTGACCAAGGACTTCTAAATCCCTTCAAGTAGGAATGTCTGATCTGCAAGTGTGAAGTCTCCTTGTCTGCATTTCCCTAAATCAATACAAAAGGATTTGAGTTCACTTTGTTTTAGTGAATTAAAATGTCTAGAAGTAGGAATTGCATCCATTGGATAAGTTCCTGTGTTAGATTTAGAACTCCTTCACTTGGGCAGAGAGACTTTTTGTGTTACCCACATCCAGTGCCAGCTTTTGCTGTTCAGCAGGAATTCACTGAGCATGGCCCCTTTGTAGAAAGTTGAAAATGTCAGGGGAAAATCTGATGATAACCTGGAACTTGAAACATTATAGCTGACCAGTATGGTGCAGGGTAGTGTGTTTGCTCTTGTGGAGTGGCTGGCTGGGACCTGACTCCGGCTGCCTAGGATTGCTATATGACATCAGCACACACGGCCCAGGAAGGACTGGGGTGGATTCTGTTTCTACCCATTGCATACTGCTGTTGTGCCAAGGTGCAGTCCGTGAGGCCCAAGGTGCCTCGTGACTACTCTAAACCACAGCTCCTGAACCTCACGTGGGAAGCACCTTCCACCAGCCCATCTCTCCTGTCCAGACACTCCTGAGAGTttactgtgattaaaaaaaaggagaaagtaagCTGAGTACAAGCATTCATTGTTCTCTGCTTCCAGCGTGCAGTGTGACCATCCGTCTCAAGCTTCTGCTGCTTATCTTCCCAGTGTGATGGGCTAAACCCTGGAACTGTcggccagaataaaccctttctcccttaaattgcttttctcaagtcttctgtgtttgttttgttttgtcttttgatttttaaaaaatacttattttgttcacattagtgtaaaggtgtcagatccctcaGAACTGAAGTTTACAGATGGTCCTAAGCGGCCAGGcaggggctgggaattgaacctgtgtcctctggaagagcgggaagcactcttaactgctgagctg encodes the following:
- the Nr0b2 gene encoding nuclear receptor subfamily 0 group B member 2 codes for the protein MSTSQSGVCPCQGSAARSTILYALLSPSLRTRPAAPTSGSHCLCQQHRPVRLCAPHRTCREALDVLAKTVAFLRNLPSFCLLPLDDQRRLLESCWGPLFLLGLAQDTVTFEVAEAPVPSILKKILLEEPNSGAEGTQAPEPPQPSLAAVQWLQRCLGSFWSLELGPKEYAYLKGTMLFNPDVPGLQASCHIAHLQQEAHWALCEALEPWYPASQGRLARILLMASTLKNIPCSLLVDLFFRPIIGDVDIAELLEDMLLLR